One stretch of Niallia sp. XMNu-256 DNA includes these proteins:
- the tatC gene encoding twin-arginine translocase subunit TatC gives MEDKELNVIDHLDELRTRLIITLAAFIVFFIVGFMFVEEIYNWFVKDLEVKLIVLGPSDILWVYFMLAAVIGIAGTIPVLALQVWLFIKPALKPIERKISLSYVPALFILFIVGLSFGYFVIFPTVMGFLIELGGEMMVTNFTAEKYFRFIFNTTIPFGVLFELPVVMMFLTSLGVINPYVLSKVRKYAYFVLIIIAIFISPPDFMSDFLVAVPLLLLYEISVSLSKIVFKRKMKKQKEWEKKYGFDDDLVKE, from the coding sequence ATGGAAGATAAAGAATTAAATGTCATTGATCATTTAGACGAATTGAGAACGAGACTTATTATTACTCTTGCAGCCTTCATCGTGTTTTTTATCGTCGGCTTTATGTTTGTGGAAGAAATCTATAATTGGTTTGTTAAGGATCTTGAAGTAAAGCTTATTGTATTGGGTCCAAGTGATATTTTATGGGTTTATTTTATGCTTGCAGCCGTGATAGGAATCGCAGGTACGATTCCTGTTTTGGCTTTACAAGTTTGGCTTTTTATTAAACCTGCATTAAAACCAATCGAAAGAAAAATATCTTTATCCTACGTTCCGGCACTATTCATTCTTTTTATTGTAGGATTAAGTTTTGGTTATTTTGTTATTTTCCCAACTGTCATGGGCTTTCTAATAGAACTTGGCGGAGAAATGATGGTAACAAACTTTACTGCTGAAAAATATTTCCGATTTATTTTTAATACAACCATTCCTTTTGGTGTACTATTTGAATTACCGGTTGTCATGATGTTCTTAACATCTTTAGGTGTAATCAATCCTTATGTACTATCAAAAGTTCGTAAATATGCTTACTTTGTATTGATTATTATAGCTATATTTATTTCACCGCCTGATTTTATGTCAGACTTTTTAGTAGCAGTACCACTTCTCCTTTTGTATGAAATCAGTGTGAGTTTATCGAAAATTGTCTTTAAGCGTAAAATGAAAAAGCAAAAAGAATGGGAGAAAAAATACGGATTTGATGATGACTTAGTTAAAGAGTAA
- the tatA gene encoding twin-arginine translocase TatA/TatE family subunit, which produces MLSNIGIPGLILILVLALIIFGPKKLPEIGRAFGQTLKEFKKSTRELTSDVMDEVDDVKKEVKEVTK; this is translated from the coding sequence ATGTTATCAAATATCGGGATTCCGGGATTAATTCTAATCCTTGTATTGGCACTTATCATATTTGGACCAAAAAAACTACCTGAAATTGGACGTGCATTTGGACAAACATTAAAGGAATTTAAAAAATCGACACGTGAGCTTACAAGTGATGTAATGGACGAAGTAGACGATGTCAAAAAAGAAGTCAAAGAAGTTACTAAATAA
- the ilvA gene encoding threonine ammonia-lyase IlvA, producing the protein MEQEITKKKWLQVEDILIAYQHLKDIVTHTPLQKNERLSEKYDCNVYLKREDLQVVRSFKLRGAFYAMKMLHEDQLNNGVICASAGNHAQGVAYSCRKLKIHGKIYMPTTTPRQKIQSVEMHGREYVEIVLSGDSFDESYNQAVQCAEVEGRTFIHPFDDEKVMAGQGTIAVEILQDCEDSIDFVFGSIGGGGLMSGVSTYMKSVSPHTKMVGVEPAGAPSMKASIENHTVTPLQHIDSFVDGAAVACVGEKTLAVLDQSLEDIIVVPEGKVCSSILELYNEHAIVAEPAGALTVAALDFYKEQIKGKTVVLIISGGNNDIGRMQDMKDRSMLYEGLLHYFIVDFPQRAGALREFLDALGPNDDITRFEYTKKNNKESGPVLIGIELKHKEDYGDLIARLTNKGFKYTEVNNDSQLFNLLI; encoded by the coding sequence ATGGAACAAGAAATAACAAAAAAGAAATGGTTGCAAGTGGAGGATATTCTCATTGCATACCAACATCTGAAAGATATCGTTACCCACACGCCATTGCAAAAAAACGAACGGCTATCGGAAAAGTATGATTGTAATGTTTATTTAAAGAGAGAGGACTTGCAAGTAGTTCGGTCATTTAAATTACGTGGAGCCTTTTATGCAATGAAAATGTTGCATGAAGATCAGTTGAACAATGGGGTTATTTGTGCAAGTGCTGGGAATCATGCACAAGGTGTTGCGTATTCATGTCGAAAATTGAAAATTCACGGAAAAATCTATATGCCTACAACAACGCCAAGACAGAAAATCCAATCGGTGGAAATGCATGGCCGTGAATATGTTGAGATTGTATTAAGCGGTGATTCTTTTGATGAATCTTATAATCAAGCTGTACAATGTGCTGAAGTAGAAGGTAGAACCTTTATCCATCCGTTTGACGATGAAAAGGTGATGGCAGGACAAGGTACGATTGCAGTAGAAATTCTACAAGATTGTGAAGATAGTATTGATTTCGTCTTTGGCAGTATTGGTGGGGGCGGACTTATGTCAGGGGTTAGCACGTATATGAAGAGTGTTTCTCCACATACAAAAATGGTTGGAGTTGAACCAGCTGGAGCGCCATCCATGAAAGCATCAATTGAGAACCATACAGTAACACCACTCCAACATATTGATAGCTTTGTAGACGGGGCGGCGGTAGCTTGTGTGGGTGAAAAAACCTTAGCCGTACTAGATCAGTCACTAGAGGATATTATTGTTGTACCAGAAGGCAAGGTTTGTTCTTCTATTCTTGAATTATATAATGAACATGCAATTGTTGCAGAACCAGCGGGTGCACTTACAGTTGCGGCTCTAGACTTTTATAAAGAGCAAATTAAAGGGAAAACAGTTGTCCTGATCATTAGTGGGGGTAATAATGATATCGGTCGGATGCAAGATATGAAAGATCGCTCGATGCTGTATGAAGGACTTCTTCATTACTTTATCGTGGATTTTCCACAGCGTGCCGGTGCTCTTAGAGAATTCTTAGATGCGTTAGGACCAAACGATGATATTACGAGATTTGAATACACAAAGAAAAATAATAAAGAAAGTGGTCCAGTTTTAATCGGGATTGAATTAAAGCATAAAGAAGATTATGGTGATTTAATCGCTAGATTGACGAATAAGGGCTTTAAATATACAGAGGTAAATAATGATAGTCAATTGTTCAATCTATTAATTTAA
- a CDS encoding dihydrofolate reductase gives MISFVVAMDKNRVIGKDNALPWHLPEDMKFFKKVTMEHPLMVMGRKTYESIGKPLPGRENIIVTRNKDYKAEGCTVVHSIDELKKYIDEKNKDVSIIGGAQLFKETFPIADRLYITEIDHEFEGDTFFPEFPESEWTLTSKEKGIKNEKNPYDYYFTIYDRKQA, from the coding sequence ATGATATCATTTGTTGTTGCGATGGACAAAAATCGCGTAATCGGAAAAGATAATGCATTGCCATGGCATTTACCAGAGGACATGAAATTTTTTAAAAAAGTGACAATGGAACATCCATTAATGGTGATGGGAAGAAAAACGTATGAGTCAATTGGAAAACCGCTTCCTGGAAGAGAAAATATTATTGTCACAAGAAATAAGGATTACAAAGCGGAAGGGTGTACAGTCGTTCACTCAATAGACGAGTTAAAAAAGTATATTGATGAGAAAAATAAAGATGTATCAATTATTGGTGGTGCCCAGCTTTTTAAAGAAACGTTCCCAATTGCGGACCGACTTTATATTACTGAAATCGATCATGAATTTGAAGGAGATACCTTTTTTCCGGAATTCCCTGAATCAGAATGGACCCTTACCTCAAAAGAAAAAGGGATTAAAAACGAAAAAAATCCGTATGACTATTACTTTACGATTTATGATCGTAAGCAGGCGTAA